The genomic window GATTTAACACGTGAAGGCGAGTTGCTACAACTAACTAATCATTCAGATGCGACGATTTGTTTAAATCTTACAACTGGTGAGTCAATTGGCGAAGACTCTCTAGCCTTTGACCACGCGAAGATTATTATTAAAGCCTTTAACCGTGTATGCAATAAAATGTATCACGAGCCACAAGTCTTGCGTGTTTTAGGAAATGATTTTACAATAAGTGAAGCAAGAAAAGTTTATGCCAAATTTTTAGGTGTAAATTTTAAAGATATCGATCATTCGAACTACAAAAAAGCCATGCTTCCTTATTTTAATGAAATCGGTGAACGTGCAACCGGTGTTGGCCGACCATCAAAAATATATGAACTAAAATCTTAAGTCATTACTGGGGGAAAATCTTATGGAAAAAATCGTCTCATCAACTGATGGAAGCCATATTTTTTACAAAGTGTTAGGCCAAGGGACACCCATGTTCTTCATTCATGGAAATAGTGGCTCACATCAAGCTTTTCAAAAACAAATCGACGTCTTTAAAAAAAACCATCTACTTATTTTGATGGATACAAGAGATCATGGCCGCTCAACAAATCAAAGTGAACAACTTGATTTTCAAGCCATTTTTGATGATGTACTAGCCATCTTGGAAAATGAGCAAATTGAACAAACCATTATGGTAGGATTTAGCGATGGTGCAAATATTGCCCTATCATTTGCCAATTATTACCCAGAACGTGTGTCAAAAATGGTATTAATTTCCCCTAATATTCGTTTTGACCAACTAAAAAAAAGCAAGCAACTGCTCTATAAATCACTGCGTGTCGTTAGTGAACAGTTACTAAGATTAAAAAAAGGGTCTAGGGTATTACGCCTAGCCATGAAAAACCTACCTCTCACCTCAAATTATCGTGAGAAGTTAAAAATGCCGATTTTATTTATTTTTGGGGATCGAGACATCATTGACCTAAAAAAAGTCACCCCTTTTATTGATTCCTTAAAACAAGCGAAGTTAATCGTATTAAATAAAACCGGCCACTCGATTTTAAGAACTCGTCCCCTAATAGTTAACAAAGAAATTGAATCTTTTATATAGAAAAAGCGATACGCATTGACACGTATCGCTTCTTTTTATTGATTTTTATATGCTTCTTCAATTAGTTGAGCTGATTCTTCAATTGAACGATTTTCTACATTGATAACAATCGCACCCAATGATTCGTACAATTCGTGTGCAAAATTTAACTCTTCTTTGATTCTATCAAGTGCCACATAAGATGAGCTACCGTTTAGTCCAAGAGAATCTAAACGTGATTGTCTCACACGCATGATATACTCCGGGCTAGCAGTTAAGCCAATCACTGGCACATTGTTCAATTGGAATAATTCTTTGGGAATTGGTACTTCTGGTATCAATGGTAAGTTTGAGACTTTGACCGAACGATTGGCTAAATACATGCTCAGTGGTGTTTTTGATGTACGTGAAATACCCAAAATCACTAAGTCTGCCTTTCTAAACCCTTTTGGATCTTTTCCATCATCATATCTCACAGCAAATTCAATGGCTTCAATTCGTTTGAAATACTCCTGATCCATTAAATAAAGTGAGCCACTCTCATGAGTTGGTTCCATATGTGTTCTGTGTGACACTTTTGTCATTAATTCTGTCATATAATCAACATATTCAAGTCCTGTACTTTTAGCAAAATCGGCACAGACTTTATTTAATTCACTATCAACTAGTGTTGTCACCACAATCGCTTTTTCGTTTAAAGCATCAGCTAATATTTGCATTAACACTTCTTTCGAATCCACAAAGGGAAACTTTTTAATGTCATAGTTTTCAAGTTTGGGGAACTGTGCTAATACGGCATTTATAATGCGTTGGGCTGTTTCTCCAATTGAATCTGATATAACAAATAGTTGTAGTTGTTTAAATTTACTCTCTCTAAAGTTGTTCATGTTTTAGTTCTCTCCCTAACTTAATAAAGTGCTGCACCACTTTGGTTTTTGATAATTTACCAACGACTTGATTGGTTTCTCGACTTAATACGGGTAGTGAATCAATTTCATGGGCGCTCAATAAACTACCTGCCTCTAAAATAGTCATATCTGGGTAAGTAACCACGAGATTAGGCATACGAGTCATAATAATCGCAATCGCTAAATCTAAATCTTGATTATTTAACAAGCTTCGTAATAAATCTTTTCGTGACACTAAACCGATTAAGTCCTTTGATTCTTCATCAATGACATAAAGTGACCCACAATCATACATAAATAGGGATGTGGTAGCATCTTTAATTGTTGTATGAGGATAGATAATGACAGGATTTGACATAACCTCATCCACTTGAACATCAAATAAATGTTCCTGTAATAATGGATCAAATGGTAATCCTGAATAGATATAGCCTACTTTTGGTCTGGCATCAAGAATACCAGTCATCGTTAAAACAGCTAAATCACTTCTTAATGTTGGTTTAGTTAATCCTAATTGTTCTGCGATTTTATCTCCACTAATCGGCTCATTCGTTTTGACAATCTCGATTATCTTTTTTTGTCGCTCGCTTAGTTCCACAAAGACACCTCTTTTATTCGTTATTAGACGCACGAC from Vagococcus martis includes these protein-coding regions:
- a CDS encoding alpha/beta fold hydrolase; translation: MEKIVSSTDGSHIFYKVLGQGTPMFFIHGNSGSHQAFQKQIDVFKKNHLLILMDTRDHGRSTNQSEQLDFQAIFDDVLAILENEQIEQTIMVGFSDGANIALSFANYYPERVSKMVLISPNIRFDQLKKSKQLLYKSLRVVSEQLLRLKKGSRVLRLAMKNLPLTSNYREKLKMPILFIFGDRDIIDLKKVTPFIDSLKQAKLIVLNKTGHSILRTRPLIVNKEIESFI
- a CDS encoding pyruvate, water dikinase regulatory protein → MNNFRESKFKQLQLFVISDSIGETAQRIINAVLAQFPKLENYDIKKFPFVDSKEVLMQILADALNEKAIVVTTLVDSELNKVCADFAKSTGLEYVDYMTELMTKVSHRTHMEPTHESGSLYLMDQEYFKRIEAIEFAVRYDDGKDPKGFRKADLVILGISRTSKTPLSMYLANRSVKVSNLPLIPEVPIPKELFQLNNVPVIGLTASPEYIMRVRQSRLDSLGLNGSSSYVALDRIKEELNFAHELYESLGAIVINVENRSIEESAQLIEEAYKNQ
- a CDS encoding helix-turn-helix transcriptional regulator yields the protein MELSERQKKIIEIVKTNEPISGDKIAEQLGLTKPTLRSDLAVLTMTGILDARPKVGYIYSGLPFDPLLQEHLFDVQVDEVMSNPVIIYPHTTIKDATTSLFMYDCGSLYVIDEESKDLIGLVSRKDLLRSLLNNQDLDLAIAIIMTRMPNLVVTYPDMTILEAGSLLSAHEIDSLPVLSRETNQVVGKLSKTKVVQHFIKLGRELKHEQL